The following coding sequences are from one Bacillus sp. (in: firmicutes) window:
- a CDS encoding nucleotidyltransferase domain-containing protein, producing MTEQIEPIIIEVLTETVSPYLIYLFGSTVAGHVHQDSDIDIAFLSDQKQLDHYERFMVAQELASRLHRDVDLVDLKQASTVFQAQVVSNGKVIYCPNEQKKAEYEWRALKMYAKLNEERTEILRNINESGSVYEK from the coding sequence TTGACTGAACAGATCGAGCCAATCATTATTGAAGTGTTGACCGAAACGGTGTCCCCATATTTGATTTATTTGTTTGGATCAACGGTTGCAGGACATGTTCATCAAGACAGCGACATTGATATCGCTTTTCTCAGCGACCAAAAACAATTGGATCATTATGAACGATTTATGGTTGCGCAAGAATTGGCATCAAGACTGCACCGGGACGTCGATCTTGTGGACCTCAAACAAGCAAGCACTGTGTTTCAGGCGCAAGTGGTCAGTAACGGCAAAGTCATCTATTGTCCAAATGAACAGAAAAAAGCAGAATATGAATGGAGAGCCTTGAAGATGTACGCAAAATTGAATGAAGAACGCACGGAAATCTTGCGAAACATTAATGAAAGCGGGTCGGTTTATGAAAAATGA
- a CDS encoding uracil-DNA glycosylase, which yields MTCSSEYFERFKQIADTVIPYEIRLMTHYNNGWEDCIDMRGQNLKITITDEASQFDFYIKISDERGLSVKIPCEGVEIINEFKNKDNVIIEIYFFIYEGFAQLTIKGREIFITNTDKEIEYNKLIDQAKNCIICEAMKHEKAVLGYENGNLDADVMFIAEAPGSRGANLTRIPLHGDATGDNFEKLLSATRWIRSDIYITNAVLCCPTDEKGIVRKPSKQEIKNCHSYLARIIELVNPKVIVTLGKTALEALKEIEPHQLVLNKDVATFSKWNGRFVYPLYHPSPQVINTKTRTFEQQRTDFKQLEYNYRFRILKGLEPIKFKSKEAE from the coding sequence ATGACTTGTAGTAGTGAATATTTTGAAAGGTTCAAACAAATAGCCGACACTGTTATACCTTATGAAATAAGATTAATGACGCATTATAATAATGGTTGGGAAGATTGTATTGATATGAGAGGACAAAATCTAAAGATCACGATAACAGATGAAGCTTCCCAGTTTGATTTTTACATAAAAATTTCTGATGAACGAGGATTAAGTGTAAAAATCCCTTGTGAAGGAGTTGAAATAATTAACGAATTTAAAAACAAGGATAATGTAATTATTGAGATTTATTTTTTTATTTATGAAGGATTTGCTCAATTAACTATTAAAGGAAGAGAGATATTCATAACTAATACTGATAAAGAAATAGAGTACAACAAATTAATTGACCAAGCAAAAAACTGTATAATTTGTGAAGCGATGAAACATGAAAAAGCTGTTTTAGGTTATGAGAATGGAAATCTTGATGCCGACGTCATGTTTATTGCTGAAGCTCCTGGCTCAAGGGGTGCCAACCTTACTCGAATCCCTTTACATGGAGATGCTACAGGTGATAATTTTGAGAAACTTTTATCCGCAACAAGATGGATACGGTCGGATATTTATATAACCAATGCTGTTCTGTGCTGCCCAACTGATGAGAAAGGAATAGTCAGAAAACCAAGCAAACAGGAAATAAAGAATTGTCATTCATATCTTGCTAGAATCATAGAATTAGTAAACCCTAAAGTGATTGTCACATTAGGTAAAACCGCCTTAGAAGCATTAAAGGAAATTGAACCACACCAATTGGTATTAAATAAAGATGTAGCTACATTTTCAAAATGGAATGGCCGATTTGTCTATCCGCTCTATCATCCAAGCCCTCAAGTCATAAATACTAAGACTAGAACATTCGAACAACAAAGAACGGATTTTAAACAACTAGAGTATAATTATCGTTTCAGAATTTTAAAAGGGTTAGAACCGATAAAATTTAAAAGTAAAGAAGCAGAATAA
- a CDS encoding DUF3895 domain-containing protein has translation MQEALYEGKFFHLKTYLDTVEDRKAELDRLKKRADKGAFQCPYCNDTLILKSGNIREEHFSHRHSRSCEISEASETYHQQVKRESKSHSVMKEIIYNELKGQEKTNENMQVDYGYIAKGKEKWRYYPDIIVKNTDEEIAITILTNVTANKDEKLVRQIRNRNRYYQNKGMQTIWFVEDAEMSVDMNHHVIHLWEAELDIAIKTEEDWKWENVLNHLPIEEPLFKLFNYHHRKSPQSFDVRSLYYVHSTETEIVFTVHRFIVDEMKYPFRAFALNEGYQMSMSKALLTKQTIQLSDPEYEEKNREFFKEIVKQKVLEKKEQAKKESITGEQQHLVTSSYTPTQAARKPSFQKLNSSEQEMLPLLDESLQKAIFDYVQSVSVISAKELSVYLVYEYGAPSETFLTGRYKIYGDVCMFLDYLAERGMIQFLRKEGVHDRIYGSCWNGAAKQ, from the coding sequence TTGCAAGAAGCTTTATATGAAGGTAAGTTTTTTCATCTAAAAACTTACCTTGATACAGTAGAGGATAGAAAAGCTGAATTAGACAGACTTAAAAAGAGAGCCGATAAAGGCGCATTTCAATGTCCTTATTGCAATGATACATTGATTTTGAAATCTGGCAATATTCGAGAGGAACATTTTTCACACCGTCATTCCCGTTCCTGTGAAATTTCTGAGGCGAGTGAAACCTATCATCAGCAAGTCAAACGCGAGTCTAAATCACATTCTGTTATGAAGGAAATTATATACAATGAACTAAAAGGTCAAGAGAAAACCAATGAAAATATGCAAGTAGACTATGGGTATATCGCGAAAGGAAAAGAAAAATGGCGTTATTACCCAGATATTATTGTGAAAAATACAGATGAAGAAATAGCCATTACTATTCTAACTAATGTAACAGCTAATAAAGATGAGAAACTCGTTAGACAAATACGAAATCGTAATCGTTACTATCAAAATAAAGGAATGCAGACGATATGGTTTGTTGAAGATGCGGAAATGTCTGTAGATATGAATCATCACGTCATTCATTTATGGGAAGCAGAGTTGGATATTGCTATAAAAACGGAAGAGGATTGGAAATGGGAGAATGTATTAAACCATTTGCCAATTGAAGAGCCGCTGTTTAAGTTGTTTAATTATCACCATCGTAAGTCCCCGCAATCATTTGATGTTCGCAGTTTATATTATGTACACTCCACAGAAACAGAAATCGTTTTTACTGTTCATCGTTTTATTGTCGATGAAATGAAATATCCGTTTCGAGCTTTTGCGCTAAATGAAGGTTATCAAATGAGTATGTCAAAAGCACTTCTCACAAAACAAACGATTCAATTAAGCGACCCGGAATATGAGGAAAAAAATCGGGAGTTTTTTAAAGAAATCGTCAAACAAAAAGTATTGGAAAAGAAAGAGCAGGCCAAAAAAGAAAGTATTACTGGTGAACAGCAACACTTGGTTACATCTTCATACACTCCCACACAGGCAGCAAGAAAACCCTCTTTTCAAAAATTAAACAGCAGCGAACAGGAAATGTTACCATTACTTGACGAATCATTGCAAAAAGCCATTTTTGATTATGTGCAATCAGTAAGCGTCATTTCAGCTAAAGAGCTTAGTGTGTATTTAGTATACGAATACGGTGCTCCAAGTGAAACTTTTTTAACAGGGAGATATAAAATATATGGAGATGTTTGCATGTTCCTTGATTATTTAGCAGAGCGAGGCATGATCCAGTTCTTACGAAAGGAAGGGGTTCATGATCGGATTTATGGTAGTTGTTGGAACGGTGCAGCAAAACAGTGA
- the dgt gene encoding dNTP triphosphohydrolase, with product MSSFKIDISKLINEGQEIASNQNELHTFRQYDDLFISTKQDEKDGWRDPFQRDYARVLHSSSFRRLQGKMQLLGTQISDYYRTRLTHSLEVSQIGTTISRKIEHEGVKVNSALVAMACLAHDIGNPPFGHYAEKELNKLMKDDGGFEGNAQTLRILCKLEKKSSHYDGLNLTKAALYSVVKYGVYNTTDEQIEQQKFLYGENKQNLEDNGEMKVQTIEAQIMELADDIAYSSHDLEDGLKSGILSINAVLGQLESEELRREFQELLQQAYKNCGETFGDAAFKSITSTLIDTFIKDIGVVELTEKQRQKKGTSFKYGLGLRTKEKLMDGLKNAVRNILIEKPSVALYEIRGAQMVNHLFELLNDDKYERLLPPEYRTLIRKGEPKKRVVCDYIAGMTDHYADQLYKQYFGELNLQ from the coding sequence ATGAGCTCATTCAAGATTGACATTTCAAAGTTGATCAATGAAGGACAAGAAATAGCAAGTAATCAAAATGAACTTCATACATTTCGTCAATATGATGATTTATTTATCTCTACTAAGCAAGATGAAAAAGATGGTTGGCGAGATCCGTTTCAAAGAGATTATGCCCGTGTTCTTCATTCTTCTTCATTCCGAAGATTACAAGGAAAGATGCAACTTCTTGGCACTCAAATTAGTGATTACTATCGTACTCGTCTTACTCATTCACTTGAAGTGAGCCAAATTGGGACAACCATTTCTAGAAAAATAGAACATGAAGGTGTCAAAGTAAACTCGGCATTGGTTGCAATGGCATGCTTAGCTCATGATATAGGCAATCCACCGTTCGGCCATTATGCAGAAAAAGAGTTAAATAAATTAATGAAAGACGATGGTGGATTTGAAGGAAATGCACAAACACTTCGTATTCTTTGCAAATTAGAAAAGAAAAGTTCACACTACGATGGACTCAATTTAACAAAAGCCGCTTTATACTCAGTCGTTAAATATGGAGTTTATAACACAACAGATGAGCAAATTGAACAACAAAAATTTCTTTATGGAGAAAATAAGCAGAATTTAGAAGATAATGGAGAAATGAAAGTTCAAACAATTGAAGCACAAATAATGGAACTTGCAGATGACATCGCATATTCCAGTCATGACCTTGAAGATGGATTGAAATCAGGAATTTTATCAATAAATGCTGTATTAGGGCAACTTGAAAGTGAAGAATTAAGAAGGGAGTTCCAAGAATTATTGCAACAAGCATATAAAAACTGCGGTGAGACGTTCGGTGATGCTGCATTTAAATCGATTACTTCAACATTAATCGATACATTTATAAAAGACATTGGTGTAGTCGAGTTAACTGAAAAACAACGCCAAAAGAAAGGAACCTCTTTTAAATATGGATTAGGTTTACGAACAAAAGAAAAGTTAATGGATGGATTAAAAAATGCTGTGAGGAACATTCTTATCGAAAAACCAAGTGTAGCATTGTATGAAATAAGAGGAGCACAGATGGTCAATCACTTATTTGAGCTTTTAAACGATGATAAATATGAAAGACTACTTCCGCCTGAATATCGAACGTTAATTCGAAAAGGTGAACCAAAAAAGCGTGTTGTATGTGATTACATCGCTGGGATGACAGATCACTATGCTGATCAACTTTACAAGCAATATTTTGGAGAGTTAAATTTACAATAA
- a CDS encoding DNA cytosine methyltransferase, which produces MIVIDLFTGAGGLSEGFHEEGYKIVAQVEKEKWACETLKTRLIYHFLKQNNDLDLYFGFLRKSFNYKTLDQDRTMIFKKYPELKEKIDYEILNRKFGNPANDRQATSSSNIIKEIYASLKYNKSTSVDLIIGGPPCQAYSVIGRSRLKEAANRDSRNYLFYHYLNIVEEFQPRVFVFENVPGILTAKNGEIFSIIQEEFDNIGYKILSGIHPEHKDNIIDFSNYGVFQRRNRVILFGFRTELNYSYPDFSRFTEDWGEEKNTRNVIGDLPPLLPRQGEDLKLIEYPSQNDRELSEYQKKMRENSIGIINHKARPIQERDREIYRIAIEYSNQGIQLKYNELPENLKTHRNQESFLDRFKVHNWNAMPHTIVAHIAKDGHYNVHPDIEQARSLTVREAARIQGFPDNYKFEGPRTAQFVQVGNAVPPIMSRVIAKAIKSLLINSNN; this is translated from the coding sequence ATGATAGTAATTGATCTTTTTACAGGGGCAGGTGGGTTAAGTGAAGGATTCCATGAGGAAGGCTATAAAATTGTGGCTCAAGTTGAAAAAGAAAAATGGGCCTGTGAAACTCTAAAAACCCGGCTGATATATCATTTTTTAAAACAAAACAATGATTTAGACCTTTATTTTGGCTTTTTAAGAAAATCTTTTAATTACAAGACTTTAGATCAAGATCGAACGATGATTTTTAAGAAATATCCTGAATTAAAAGAAAAAATAGATTATGAAATTCTAAATCGAAAATTTGGAAATCCTGCAAATGACCGTCAAGCGACTTCATCATCTAATATCATTAAAGAGATATACGCATCTTTAAAATATAATAAATCAACAAGTGTCGATTTAATTATTGGAGGACCACCGTGTCAAGCATATTCAGTTATTGGAAGAAGTCGCTTAAAGGAAGCTGCCAATAGAGATTCGAGGAACTATTTATTTTATCACTATTTAAACATTGTGGAAGAGTTCCAGCCGAGAGTTTTTGTGTTTGAGAATGTGCCTGGTATTTTGACAGCCAAGAATGGAGAAATATTCTCTATAATTCAGGAAGAGTTTGATAACATCGGCTACAAAATTTTATCTGGAATTCATCCGGAGCATAAAGATAATATTATTGATTTTTCTAATTACGGAGTTTTCCAGAGAAGGAACAGAGTAATATTATTTGGGTTTAGGACAGAATTAAACTATTCTTATCCAGACTTTTCTCGTTTTACAGAAGATTGGGGTGAAGAAAAAAATACGCGAAATGTTATTGGAGATTTACCACCTTTACTACCTAGACAAGGAGAAGATTTGAAACTAATAGAATATCCATCACAAAATGATAGAGAGCTATCTGAGTATCAGAAAAAAATGCGAGAAAACAGCATAGGAATTATAAATCATAAGGCAAGACCTATTCAAGAACGTGATCGAGAAATTTATAGAATAGCTATCGAGTATTCAAATCAAGGTATTCAATTGAAGTATAATGAATTACCTGAAAATCTAAAAACTCATCGAAATCAAGAATCTTTTTTGGATCGGTTTAAAGTGCATAATTGGAATGCAATGCCTCATACTATCGTAGCCCATATTGCTAAAGATGGGCATTATAATGTTCACCCGGATATTGAGCAAGCACGATCGTTGACTGTACGAGAAGCAGCAAGAATTCAAGGATTTCCAGATAATTATAAATTCGAAGGGCCTAGAACAGCGCAATTTGTACAAGTAGGAAATGCTGTTCCCCCTATTATGTCAAGAGTCATTGCAAAAGCAATTAAGTCTTTGCTTATTAATAGTAATAATTAA
- a CDS encoding DUF1998 domain-containing protein — MKNKVGEIRPGQLITTFGPGAIIDSVNDSLMILDIRYWDRAKDIIYDKNLANFLGKHYFKKVPATGGMADLPVIPFPFYHECSNIKCRHLFDIRDNFGGSDYREKIREYLEKGPRCPSCNWRAHPARFVISCEDNHLEDFPWKWWAHGKEPKECNGRLTLSSAGDSSGLESLSVKCSCMDSGKSLRGALDPKSFKGYKCKGSHPHKLEFNDGCGKDVIPLQRGASNVYFAAVRSAISFSENSDFRRTFIDHRKELIAREEDYGIDGLKKYYDRYLTNCGFDDFKQFYNEWIRFKGNENNEKLNYKQIKEFEYERFTSYKDKIKIPKENPEFEAEVQPVPKELQRYFSKIVQVHRLKEIMVLLGFMRNDSPEPEVKNPKIVWLESGTEEKCLPAVETFGEGIFIEFNRETVNNWLQSVEEQSKKFSVVYDKWLKKKGWAKLEDRNALYVMMHTLSHLLIKQLSLKSGYSSVAIKERIYCSETMAGILLYTGSADQEGTLGGLVEMGSIDKFREILNEALEEALFCTNDPVCSSLEVDEENDLNGSACFACSMISETSCEAGNRLLDRSLVVPLQDSVIKPYFDELI; from the coding sequence ATGAAAAATAAAGTTGGAGAAATCCGACCAGGGCAATTAATTACCACTTTTGGCCCTGGTGCTATTATAGACTCAGTGAATGATTCTTTAATGATTTTAGATATTCGATATTGGGATAGAGCAAAAGATATTATTTATGATAAAAATCTTGCAAACTTTTTAGGTAAACATTATTTTAAGAAAGTACCTGCAACGGGTGGAATGGCTGATTTGCCAGTAATCCCATTTCCTTTTTACCATGAGTGTAGCAATATTAAATGTAGGCATCTGTTTGATATAAGAGATAATTTTGGTGGTAGTGATTATCGGGAAAAAATTAGAGAATATTTAGAGAAAGGACCAAGATGTCCTTCTTGCAATTGGAGAGCACATCCTGCAAGGTTTGTCATATCATGCGAGGACAACCATTTAGAGGATTTTCCATGGAAATGGTGGGCACATGGAAAAGAGCCTAAAGAATGTAATGGAAGATTAACTTTATCAAGTGCTGGGGATTCATCAGGTTTAGAGTCACTAAGTGTAAAATGCTCGTGCATGGATAGTGGGAAATCTTTACGAGGTGCTTTAGATCCAAAATCATTTAAAGGGTATAAATGTAAAGGGTCACATCCACATAAACTTGAATTTAATGACGGGTGTGGTAAAGATGTTATACCGCTTCAACGTGGTGCGTCCAACGTTTATTTTGCAGCGGTTAGAAGCGCTATTTCATTCTCGGAGAATTCAGATTTTAGGAGAACGTTTATCGATCATCGGAAGGAGCTTATTGCAAGGGAAGAAGATTATGGTATAGACGGATTAAAAAAATACTATGATAGATATTTAACGAATTGTGGATTTGATGACTTTAAACAATTTTATAATGAATGGATAAGATTCAAAGGAAATGAGAATAACGAAAAACTGAATTATAAGCAAATTAAAGAATTTGAATACGAAAGGTTTACTAGTTATAAAGATAAAATTAAAATCCCAAAAGAGAACCCAGAATTTGAGGCGGAAGTACAGCCTGTTCCGAAAGAGTTACAACGTTATTTTAGTAAGATTGTTCAAGTGCATAGGTTAAAAGAAATTATGGTTTTGCTAGGTTTTATGCGTAATGATAGCCCTGAACCAGAAGTTAAAAATCCAAAAATTGTATGGTTAGAATCCGGAACTGAAGAAAAATGTTTGCCTGCAGTTGAAACATTCGGGGAAGGAATATTTATCGAATTTAATCGTGAAACGGTTAATAATTGGCTGCAGTCTGTGGAAGAACAGTCGAAAAAATTTAGTGTCGTATATGATAAATGGCTAAAAAAGAAGGGATGGGCAAAGTTAGAAGATCGTAATGCGTTATATGTGATGATGCATACATTATCTCATCTTCTTATCAAACAGTTATCTTTGAAATCTGGTTATTCATCTGTAGCAATTAAAGAGAGAATATATTGTAGTGAAACAATGGCCGGAATTTTGTTATACACGGGGAGTGCAGACCAAGAAGGAACTTTAGGTGGGTTAGTTGAGATGGGGAGTATCGATAAGTTTAGAGAAATTTTAAACGAAGCATTAGAAGAAGCGCTATTTTGCACAAATGATCCAGTTTGTTCCTCTTTAGAGGTAGACGAAGAAAATGACTTAAATGGTTCAGCGTGCTTCGCATGTTCTATGATTTCGGAAACTTCTTGTGAAGCAGGTAACCGTTTATTAGACCGATCTTTAGTTGTACCTCTTCAAGATAGTGTAATTAAACCTTACTTTGATGAGTTGATATGA
- a CDS encoding DNA helicase translates to MEANKYRELRRMIVEALKRDLIGPDYNEQDILNEPPTQAYLTGILHPLDKEEIEEDWEELSDSAINEEEINQNDNSMADEAVEKNIQNRTKKLKKQSTMGIRFYTKREEADFNVLIRWGKYEKKEEIIQDGRKKVLYVRDTKEEKIPFNYFMLDNGKKEFLVAEHLKLIIICRNIKNTNNLLFSVFLRNTSTNKGDAFFQVELEIFNKEGRAIFIAENIARSNLSGQPFEEFIYRNKPTFAKGFGCAASWEAKNEKQAYRLKTEFIPTHEVSKMQTELPHSQKYGAIPENFLSIKYFSEETNQQEVIARLNNLADRYEEWINSLLLHEVAEKDEAKQNIKDCIFALHRIRNGIQLLNDQKVFDAFMFMNKVMHIQSAMKAFSKNKTSLEEEMQKEHFNWRPFQIAFILLNLQGIVNPQSKEREIVDLLWFPTGGGKTEAYLGLAAFLLGYRRLSAEKEQNFEKDGGVTIFIRYTLRLLTTQQRDRLLRMICACEYIRQADPEKRFGRSEYSVGFWVGGQVTANNLKDLKVSNYRDSKSVVSEYGRLKKQIINCPCCGASKSELICKILPSEDPDIEKEGFRIYCGNPQCHFSNTHIPVYLIDEEIYRKLPTVVISTVDKFARLPWDEKTAALFGKVDRYCERCGYLAKGEEHPSSHRNPKASVYPVKPFYPPELIIQDELHLITGPLGSIYGGYETAIEELCSNLLENGEKIKPKYVVATATIQNAAEQIKRLYARKEMKQFPPSGLEVEDSFFAKEIPIEEEPFRLYSGVCVSGHSMKTVLVRVYAVLLQFTENLKDDPEHSKFLDTYRTLIGYFNSIRELGGTVRLLDDDIKKRLQIITNKYKFPSQRYIKKYRELTSRIPSYKIPEVLGELEREMGNEELDVVLATNMIAVGMDVDRLGLMVVTGQPKQTSEYIQASSRVGRKFPGLVITVYNPYRPRDMSHYQNFKGYHGRLYHHVEGTTATPYASRARDRFLHAITVALLRLDNPELAGNRSAKNIKYTDLSNIRKIIEERTLIVERKNVDDTLSELNQFLDSWIKDSELQTDLEYHFSTLSKQAIRNAINKNRLLRRYSERELRKAEKPTLDSMREIETTSGLKLYDREWWLK, encoded by the coding sequence ATGGAAGCCAATAAATATAGGGAATTACGACGAATGATAGTAGAAGCTTTAAAAAGAGATTTAATAGGTCCAGATTATAACGAACAAGATATTTTAAATGAACCCCCAACACAAGCTTATTTAACGGGTATTTTACATCCTTTGGATAAAGAAGAGATAGAAGAAGACTGGGAGGAGCTTTCGGATTCGGCAATAAACGAGGAAGAAATTAATCAAAATGATAACTCTATGGCAGACGAAGCGGTTGAAAAAAATATTCAAAACCGCACCAAGAAGTTGAAAAAACAATCTACTATGGGAATTAGATTTTATACTAAACGAGAAGAGGCAGACTTTAACGTATTAATACGTTGGGGAAAATATGAGAAAAAAGAAGAAATTATTCAAGATGGACGTAAGAAAGTATTATACGTTCGGGATACAAAAGAGGAAAAAATTCCTTTTAATTATTTTATGTTAGATAATGGGAAAAAGGAATTTCTAGTTGCGGAACATCTAAAGCTCATTATTATTTGTAGAAATATTAAGAACACAAATAACCTTCTTTTCAGTGTTTTTTTGAGAAACACAAGTACAAATAAAGGAGATGCATTTTTTCAAGTAGAACTTGAAATATTCAATAAAGAAGGTAGAGCAATTTTTATTGCAGAGAATATTGCACGTTCTAATTTATCAGGACAACCATTTGAAGAGTTCATTTACCGGAATAAACCGACTTTTGCTAAAGGATTTGGGTGTGCTGCGAGCTGGGAAGCCAAAAATGAGAAACAAGCATATAGATTGAAGACGGAGTTTATTCCTACGCATGAAGTTAGTAAAATGCAAACAGAATTACCACATAGCCAAAAATATGGGGCTATCCCTGAAAATTTTCTTTCCATCAAATATTTTTCAGAGGAAACAAATCAACAAGAAGTAATTGCTCGATTAAACAACTTAGCGGATCGTTATGAAGAATGGATAAACAGTTTATTGTTGCATGAAGTTGCAGAGAAAGACGAAGCTAAGCAGAATATAAAAGATTGCATTTTTGCGTTACATAGAATTCGCAATGGAATCCAACTTTTGAATGACCAAAAGGTTTTTGATGCATTTATGTTCATGAACAAAGTAATGCATATTCAAAGTGCGATGAAGGCGTTTTCGAAAAATAAAACAAGTCTAGAAGAGGAAATGCAGAAAGAGCATTTTAATTGGCGACCTTTCCAAATCGCTTTTATTCTTCTTAATTTACAGGGAATTGTAAACCCACAATCAAAAGAACGGGAAATTGTTGACTTGCTATGGTTCCCTACAGGCGGAGGAAAAACAGAAGCCTACTTAGGATTAGCAGCGTTTCTTTTAGGATATAGACGGTTAAGTGCTGAAAAGGAACAAAATTTTGAAAAAGATGGCGGGGTAACTATTTTCATTAGATATACGCTTCGCTTGTTAACAACTCAACAGCGAGATCGCTTGCTTCGAATGATTTGCGCTTGTGAATATATTCGTCAAGCAGACCCAGAAAAAAGATTTGGGAGAAGTGAATATTCAGTAGGATTTTGGGTTGGTGGACAGGTCACAGCTAATAATTTAAAAGACTTAAAGGTTTCTAACTATAGAGATAGTAAGAGCGTAGTGTCAGAATACGGCCGCTTAAAAAAGCAAATTATCAATTGTCCTTGTTGTGGAGCCAGTAAGAGTGAGTTGATTTGTAAAATATTGCCAAGTGAAGATCCTGATATCGAAAAAGAAGGGTTTAGGATTTACTGTGGAAATCCACAATGTCATTTCTCCAATACTCACATTCCAGTTTACTTAATTGATGAAGAAATTTACAGAAAACTACCTACTGTAGTAATTTCTACAGTTGATAAATTTGCCCGATTACCTTGGGATGAAAAGACAGCTGCTTTATTTGGCAAAGTAGACCGATATTGTGAGCGATGTGGTTATTTAGCAAAAGGCGAAGAACATCCTAGTTCACATAGAAATCCAAAGGCGAGTGTTTATCCAGTAAAACCTTTTTATCCTCCGGAATTAATTATTCAAGATGAGCTTCACTTAATTACAGGGCCATTGGGTTCAATATACGGTGGTTATGAAACGGCGATTGAGGAGCTGTGTAGCAACCTTTTAGAAAATGGTGAGAAAATAAAACCAAAGTACGTTGTAGCTACTGCAACCATTCAAAATGCCGCTGAACAAATCAAACGTCTATATGCTAGAAAAGAAATGAAGCAATTTCCACCATCAGGTTTAGAAGTAGAAGATTCGTTTTTTGCAAAAGAAATTCCAATCGAAGAAGAACCGTTTAGATTGTATAGCGGGGTATGTGTGTCTGGTCATTCTATGAAGACGGTTTTAGTACGTGTGTATGCTGTTCTCCTTCAATTTACAGAAAACTTAAAAGATGACCCAGAACATTCAAAATTTCTTGATACTTATCGCACATTGATTGGTTATTTCAATAGTATACGAGAACTTGGTGGTACCGTTCGGTTATTGGACGACGACATAAAGAAAAGATTACAAATTATCACTAACAAATATAAATTCCCTTCTCAACGTTATATCAAAAAATACCGAGAGTTAACATCACGTATTCCTTCGTACAAAATTCCTGAAGTTTTAGGAGAGTTAGAAAGGGAAATGGGGAACGAAGAACTTGATGTTGTTTTAGCAACTAACATGATTGCAGTTGGTATGGACGTTGATAGACTTGGTTTAATGGTAGTCACAGGGCAACCTAAACAAACATCAGAATATATACAAGCATCGAGCCGCGTAGGAAGAAAATTTCCTGGATTAGTAATCACTGTCTATAATCCATATCGTCCAAGAGATATGTCCCACTACCAAAATTTCAAAGGGTACCATGGCCGTTTATATCATCATGTTGAAGGAACAACAGCTACTCCTTATGCATCACGAGCAAGAGATCGATTTTTACATGCGATCACCGTTGCTTTACTTCGATTAGATAATCCGGAACTAGCCGGAAATAGAAGTGCAAAAAACATAAAATACACGGATCTTTCAAATATAAGAAAAATAATCGAGGAAAGAACTTTAATTGTAGAGAGAAAGAATGTAGATGATACGTTAAGTGAATTAAATCAGTTTTTGGATAGCTGGATTAAAGATAGTGAACTTCAAACAGATCTCGAATACCATTTTTCTACTTTAAGTAAACAAGCAATTAGAAATGCTATAAACAAAAATCGTTTACTTAGAAGATATTCAGAGAGAGAGTTACGTAAGGCAGAAAAACCTACACTCGATTCAATGAGAGAGATCGAAACGACAAGTGGTTTAAAGCTCTATGATAGGGAATGGTGGTTAAAATGA